A genomic stretch from Neodiprion fabricii isolate iyNeoFabr1 chromosome 3, iyNeoFabr1.1, whole genome shotgun sequence includes:
- the LOC124177594 gene encoding GTPase-activating protein and VPS9 domain-containing protein 1 isoform X5 codes for MSSVNSVDSLGTLQWDMIELAGHLRQERLFVSAEQQTLQNLNQKVLYVSSDLAQQAWVTAQQRVNLNRLIVSRPNCTPASCCQRANTLENSQFVDAYKHLRHQACSAYGEFLQALRKSPKLLASCLVEGDRLIQESMQSVIQSLSAGLFGSCLLPEDKILVLQLLRQLMFLQIIPSDNPRRLLRHGTCAFSRFYSVFHESLFSAKLFLTAALHSPIMQLLMEDEMFLDIDPEKAPIRFPPAERLKKFGKEGTLEYQSKLQRYRLWTINSLERITNRFIISIRENMHCFPTSVCWLVRQMAGLLAKSGNVDPKEVHAMCTDLVFTYFICPAIVNPEPYGITDAPISYVARFNLMQVGQILQMMSLVKYQNVDSKVIDLYRKFEKDSVSSLLDGMLEGATDELEDEPAMVDGSKLQGLARSAALFTESELNALITFLQTVAGDHGDNDVILASSIDKKQLNELISQLPCGAPSAQKNANHISPETPSKRGGLLGKVGKGRATRATTSLNTTTDGGEDANSASGTEDELLDKTPQNVLVIPFVSNLGETVGLLSEQKVLCMEMQDNIEGGTVRLNLSGDLQNGHNRNDNGNVERIETQEKRTRFSISHDEGSIGNTSDNLEAVSEAASNHSVASSLELETEDQNDNLSDMVSANVSGRGTPNISGRDTPSSQITEGDDGRAVGEVRQLDLPPPAIPTKQSRSEIDDKFCKFEIKKLIEGDETISLVSDTWSTDVLASDSETVEQVERFPFPPPPESVQPVLPVEPSQTMLDVSETASEAWSTDVLASDSERMTEVDTDDTASVARSDDTARSEIEVESRGDAEIEVETPPPLNPHIVGGVGSPGALFRPIRGEPIAQPSLPVPPSPTASLTPSLWNVTGRGGAKSDYRRRTLEYIDNNANNINDGDDKSGGDDRLVHLMDKLHIDNGKTNSECSASSSNHISAAAVAPALLLANHISAPALPNEKLTNGDVKAEELDIEMTTGGDVVVRLSTASLTSSSSSGSESRTKNTTATSDSPLPAPMVNGGTDTIDGINSTTSKPSLSTGAIPKSISFDMTAERGDKELLDEEQKNKRGFFGKLKLSLRNRRGKSLRGADDLSRCYDREAAGDGVDIGRIRIRRIMSEETNSSSSINNDTSDDILAKYRRKPSATSDTASIESSHSRTKEAEDERLAIDLNNVELSFAFADAKRKLRMVLSTADLQHIPWSTASARNAWMQKENELVAFLQLQLAEAINLQDRALIAHLHETLRCVRLFNDDGCRKLFKSLRDDYQKRSPYIAYLIRCRQGLLSTLAHLDRLGERVKCDRDAVSSHLVSVCVRVFLEKRETSLLRFCDEFKKLTLADEKQDMVDNFLGSIHMEMDRDPIWQVASEGQLELARMVLERTVMARVYHNALYPNGEGDIHRDQLLQDHIKKLAKVVTPNHKDLRIPRIYHYECPWPWAQAELAAISAYKTPRDKLQCVFRCATTIMNLLSMASERGIPAADDLIPVLVFVIIKTNPPSLLSTIQYVDSFYANRFEGEEQYWWTQFCSAIEFIKTMD; via the exons ATGTCTTCAGTAAATAGTGTCGACTCCCTTGGAACTTTGCAGTGGGACATGATCGAATTAGCTGGGCACCTTAGACAAGAACGTTTATTCGTCAGTGCGGAGCAACAAACTTTGCAGAACTTGAATCAGaaa GTCTTATATGTTTCCTCAGACTTGGCTCAACAGGCCTGGGTCACTGCTCAACAGAGAGTTAATTTAAATCGTTTGATAGTATCGAGGCCAAACTGTACACCTGCGTCGTGCTGTCAGCGGGCTAATACTCTTGAAAACTCACAGTTCGTTGATGCTTATAAGCATTTGCGTCATCAAGCATGTTCGGCTTACGGCGAATTTTTACAGGCCTTAAGAAAATCTCCAAAACTTTTAGCATCATGTCTAGTAGAAGGGGACAGATTAATCCAAGAGTCTATGCAGAGCGTCATTCAGTCGCTATCTGCGGGGTTATTTGGTAGCTGTTTATTGCCAGAAGACAAAATACTGGTTCTGCAGTTGCTGAGGCAGTTGATGTTCCTTCAGATAATTCCATCTGACAATCCTAGAAGATTACTCAGACATGGCACCTGTGCATTTTCACGATTCTACTCAGTTTTCCACGAAAGCTTATTTTCAGCAAAACTATTCCTCACGGCAGCTTTGCACAGTCCAATTATGCAGTTATTAATGGAAGATGAAATGTTCTTGGACATTGATCCAGAAAAAGCCCCAATCCGATTTCCACCCGCTGAGcgtctgaaaaaatttgggaaaGAGGGAACTCTTGAGTATCAATCTAAATTGCAACGCTACAGACTTTGGACAATCAATTCTCTCGAACGCATTACCAACAGATTTATAATAAGCATTAGAGAAAACATGCATTGCTTTCCTACCAGCGTTTGCTGGCTGGTAAGACAAATGGCAGGGCTTCTAGCTAAAAGTGGAAACGTTGACCCTAAGGAAGTACACGCAATGTGCACTGACCTTGTATTCACTTACTTTATTTGTCCAGCAATTGTAAATCCGGAACCATACGGAATCACGGATGCACCAATAAGTTACGTTGCTCGATTCAACCTGATGCAGGTTGGTCAGATATTACAAATGATGTCCCTCGTCAAATATCAAAATGTCGACAGTAAGGTGATAGATTTATatcggaaatttgaaaaagattcTGTATCATCGTTGCTCGATGGTATGCTGGAAGGTGCGACGGATGAGCTAGAAGATGAACCAGCCATGGTTGATGGCTCGAAACTGCAAGGACTTGCCAGATCTGCTGCTTTATTCACAGAAAGTGAACTCAACGCTTTAATTACATTCTTACAAACCGTAGCCGGAGACCATGGGGACAATGATGTTATTCTTGCAAGTAGTATTGATAAAAAACAGTTGAACGAATTAATATCGCAGCTACCGTGTGGCGCGCCAAGTGCTCAAAAAAATGCAAACCATATTTCACCTGAAACACCCAGCAAACGGGGCGGACTTCTTGGAAAAG TTGGGAAAGGACGTGCAACGCGTGCAACTACATCACTAAATACAACAACAGATGGCGGTGAAGACGCTAATAGTGCCTCTGGCACGGAAGATGAGCTGCTAGACAAGACTCCACAAAATGTTCTGGTCATACCTTTTGTCTCGAATTTAGGAGAAACTGTTGGTTTACTCAGTGAGCAAAAG gTTCTTTGTATGGAAATGCAAGATAACATTGAAGGTGGGACTGTGAGATTAAACCTCTCAGGAGATTTACAGAATGGACATAATCGCAATGATAATGGTAACGTGGAACGGATTGAAACACAGGAGAAACGAACTAGATTTTCGATATCTCATGACGAAG GATCAATTGGCAATACATCTGATAATCTGGAAGCGGTATCTGAGGCTGCCTCTAACCATAGTGTTGCTTCATCACTTGAACTGGAAACTGAAGATCAAAATGACAACCTTTCTGACATGGTTTCGGCTAATGTCTCTGGACGTGGTACACCAAACATTTCTG GTCGTGATACACCTTCGTCACAAATCACAGAAGGTGATGACGGACGAGCTGTTGGGGAAGTGAGGCAGCTAGATCTACCTCCTCCAGCTATACCAACAAAACAGAGCCGTTCAGAAATTGACGATAAGTTTTGCAAGTTTGAGATCAAGAAGCTCATCGAAg GGGATGAAACTATCTCTTTGGTGTCCGATACATGGTCCACTGATGTACTCGCATCTGACAGCGAAACAGTTGAACAAGTTGAACGATTTCCATTTCCTCCACCTCCTGAATCTGTGCAACCCGTTCTACCTGTAGAACCCAGCCAGACTATGCTTGATGTCAGTGAAACTGCATCTGAAGCTTGGAGTACCGATGTTCTGGCTAGTGACTCAGAAAGAATGACTGAAGTTGACACAGATGATACAGCAAGTGTTGCGAG aTCCGACGACACAGCAAGATCAGAGATTGAAGTGGAGAGTCGCGGTGATGCTGAGATCGAGGTAGAAACCCCACCACCGTTAAATCCAC ACATTGTAGGTGGTGTTGGTAGTCCAGGTGCTCTGTTTAGACCAATTCGTGGAGAGCCAATTGCTCAGCCCAGTCTTCCCGTACCTCCATCTCCAACCGCTTCTCTTACACCTTCCTTGTGGAATGTcactggacgaggaggagctAAATCTGATTATCGTCGACGGACGCTAGAGTATATAGATAATAATGCAAACAATATCAATGACGGAGATGACAAGTCAGGTGGAGATGATAGACTCGTGCATTTAATGGATAAATTGCATATCGATAATGGAAAAACTAATAGCGAATGTTCAGCTTCAAGTAGTAATCACATAAGTGCAGCTGCCGTAGCACCAGCATTATTATTGGCCAATCATATATCAGCACCAGCCCTCCCAAATGAGAAGCTCACAAATGGAGATGTCAAAGCTGAA GAATTAGATATCGAAATGACTACTGGTGGAGACGTTGTAGTCAGACTGAGTACTGCGAGTTTGACGTCAAGCAGCAGTTCTGGTTCTGAGTCAAGAACAAAGAACACTACCGCAACATCAGATTCGCCCTTACCGGCGCCAATGGTTAATGGTGGGACCGATACAATCGACGGTATCAATTCAACTACTTCAAAACCTAGCCTATCTACAGGTGCTATACCAAAAAGTATCAGTTTTGACATGACTGCTGAACGGGGGGACAAAGAATTACTGGAtgaagagcaaaaaaataagaggGGCTTTTTcgggaaattgaaattatccCTAAGAAATCGTAGAGGAAAATCATTGAGGGGTGCTGATGACCTCAGTAGATGCTATGATCGAGAAGCTGCTGGTGATGGGGTTGACATCGGTAGAATCAGAATACGCAGGATAATGTCAGAGGAAACTAATTCGAGCAGCAGTATCAACAATG ATACATCTGATGATATTTTAGCAAAGTACAGACGAAAACCAAGTGCAACTAGTGATACAGCATCTATAGAGAGTAGTCATTCAAGAACGAAAGAAGCAGAAGACGAAAGATTAGCCATAGATCTCAACAATGTAGAATTATCTTTTGCATTTGCGGATGCTAAACGCAAGTTACGCATGGTATTGAGCACAGCAGATTTGCAACATATTCCTTGGAGTACTGCATCTGCT AGAAATGCTTGGATgcagaaagaaaatgaattggTTGCTTTTCTCCAACTACAGCTTGCTGAAGCAATCAATTTGCAAGATAGAGCATTAATTGCACATCTCCATGAAACTTTGCGCTGTGTTAGGCTTTTTAATGATGACGGTTGTAGAAAACTCTTCAAGTCTCTGAGGGACGATTATCAAAAACGGTCTCCATATATTGCATATTTGATCAGATGTCGTCAGGGATTGTTGTCTACACTGGCCCATCTGGACAG ATTGGGTGAGCGAGTGAAGTGCGACCGTGATGCAGTAAGTAGCCATTTGGTATCTGTATGCGTCAGAGTATTTTTAGAGAAGAGGGAAACATCTCTATTACGTTTTTGCGATGAATTCAAAAAACTCACTTTGGCTGATGAGAAACAAGATATGGTGGACAATTTCTTGGGATCTATTCATATGGAAATGGACAGAGATCCTATCTGGCAAG TTGCTAGTGAAGGTCAACTAGAACTAGCCAGAATGGTATTGGAACGAACTGTAATGGCTCGAGTTTACCATAATGCTCTGTATCCCAATGGGGAAGGTGATATACATCGAGACCAATTACTTCAAGAtcacataaaaaaattagccaaAGTTGTAACACCAAATCACAAAGATCTACGTATTCCACGAATCTATCATTACGAATGTCCATGGCCATGGGCACAAGCAGAGTTGGCTGCTATCTCAGCATATAAAACTCCGAGGGATAAATTGCAATGTGTGTTTAGATGTGCGACAACTATTATGAATTTACTGTCTATGGCATCCGAGAGAGGCATTCCAGCAGCAGATGATCTAATTCCTGTACTTGTATTCGTCATCATCAAg ACAAATCCACCATCGTTACTGTCAACGATTCAGTATGTGGATAGTTTTTATGCAAACAGATTTGAGGGTGAAGAGCAATATTGGTGGACCCAGTTCTGTTCTGCGATTGAATTTATCAAGACCATGGATTAA